The Leadbetterella byssophila DSM 17132 DNA window TTTTTCTACAGTTCGTTCCGGGAGCAGACCGCACCATGATGTTTATCACAGGCTCCACTTCATTTTTGATAGCCTACCTTCTGGTGTACTACGTCATTGATGTACTGGTTTTCCAAGAGGTGAATAAGATCTATCATAGCCTTCGCGAATTAAAAGACGCAGAAATATCAAAAAAGAGCATCATTAAAAGTGTCAATCCTTTAAAGAAGTTAAAGAATGAGATTTCCCATTATGTTTCAAAAAAGGAGGAAGAAATTGACACCTTGAAAAAGATGGAAACCTTTAGGCGGGAGTTCCTCGCTGACGTTTCTCACGACTTAAAAACACCCATCTTTGCGGCACAAGGCTTTATACATACACTCTTAGATGGTGCCATCGAAGATCCGGAGGTGTCTCACAAATTCCTAAAAAAGGCTGCAAAATCCTTAGACGGGTTAGAAGTTTTAGTAAAAGATATCCTCATCTTAACGCAAGTGGAATCAGGAGATATCCGCATGCATTTTGAGCCTATTGATCTAAAGGAGGTGGTCGAAGAGGTATTTGAACAATTAGAAAGCAAGGCTAAAAAAAGAGACATCCGTTTATATATAAAAACTAAAGACCCACTGCTTGTCAATGCTGACCGACTACGAATCTCCCAAGTCCTTACTAATCTGGTCTCCAACGGAATAACCTATGGAAAACCAGGTGGAAAGGTTACTGTAACCATTAAAGGTACCGAGGTCAAAGTCGCTGATAATGGCATAGGCATTTCTGAAGAGCACCTACCGAGAGTTTTTGAAAGGTTTTACAGGGTTGACAAAAGTAGATCACGTGCGGTAGGTGGAACCGGCCTCGGATTAGCCATTGTAAAGCATATCCTTAATGCTCATGATGCCTCTATAGATGTTATATCAAAATTAGGAGAGGGTACTACCTTTACCTTTACGCTATCAAAGCCTGAAAATTCTTTGTAACTTTGCAAAAAAATCTTTGGCATTGGATTTAAGCAAATTTAAAAAGGCTCCAAAAAATCTGGACATAAAAGACTTGGTCATCTTTGAAAATGAGCACTACGTGGTAATCAATAAACCACCATTTGTACCTTCTTTAGATGAACGTACCGCTGACAAAAGTCTAAGCATCTTAAAACTTGCCAGAGAAGCCTATGGAGACATCCAGCTTTGCCACAGACTAGACAAAGAAACCTCAGGAGCCTTAGTTCTAGCAAAAAATCCGGAAGCGTATAGAAATCTTGCTATGCAGTTTGAGCATAGAGAAGTTCAAAAGGAATACCACGCTGTAGTAAACGGCGCACATGATTTTGATAGCATCGGGGTATTTTTACCCATAGCCATACTTAAGGACGGGACAGCGGTAAGAATAGACAGACAAAAAGGGAAATTAGCAGAAACTATCTTTTTTACTTTGCAAAAGTTCCAAAGACATACCCTAGTACGCTGCGTACCCATCACAGGTAGAATGCACCAAATCAGGGTTCATTTGCAATGCCTAAACGCCCCTATAGTTTGCGACCCCACCTATGGCGGAGACTATATTTTCCTCTCACAAATCAAAAGAAAATTCAACTTGAAAGCAGAATCAGAAGAACTTCCTTTGATCAAACGAGTGGCCCTTCATGCACATAAGATCCATTTTAGAGATGTGGATGGAACGGTGTTAAGCATCACCGCACCTTATCCGAATGACTTTGAAGTTCTGGTTAACCAATTGGTTAAATTCTCTTCTTAACCGTTTCAAAGAATTCTTTAAAACGGAAATATTTAGTTACGTGCTTTACATCTTCATTTTCTGCATCACCCAGTAAAAAGCCCCAAGCCTCAGTACGTGGATTTGCATCGAAGATGACCTTTAAGATCGCAGTCATAGGTAAGGCCAAAATCATACCGCCTATACCCCATAATTTTCCAAAAAGGAGTAAGGCAGTTATCGCAATCAATGCGTTAATACTCACCTGATTCCCCACCACATAAGGAGTTATGAAATTCCCTTCCAAAAACTGTATAACGGCAAAAGAAGCTGCCACCATCACGGCGGCAAGGTAGGAATCTTGTGTAATCAGTGCCACCAAGATGGGAAGTGCAGAACCTAATGCCACACCTATATAAGGAATAATAGCCAAAAAAGCGGCGAAGAATCCAAAGAACAAAGCATGATCTATGCC harbors:
- a CDS encoding sensor histidine kinase, producing the protein MRLSPRWISLLISLSISVITVVFLQFVPGADRTMMFITGSTSFLIAYLLVYYVIDVLVFQEVNKIYHSLRELKDAEISKKSIIKSVNPLKKLKNEISHYVSKKEEEIDTLKKMETFRREFLADVSHDLKTPIFAAQGFIHTLLDGAIEDPEVSHKFLKKAAKSLDGLEVLVKDILILTQVESGDIRMHFEPIDLKEVVEEVFEQLESKAKKRDIRLYIKTKDPLLVNADRLRISQVLTNLVSNGITYGKPGGKVTVTIKGTEVKVADNGIGISEEHLPRVFERFYRVDKSRSRAVGGTGLGLAIVKHILNAHDASIDVISKLGEGTTFTFTLSKPENSL
- a CDS encoding RluA family pseudouridine synthase — protein: MDLSKFKKAPKNLDIKDLVIFENEHYVVINKPPFVPSLDERTADKSLSILKLAREAYGDIQLCHRLDKETSGALVLAKNPEAYRNLAMQFEHREVQKEYHAVVNGAHDFDSIGVFLPIAILKDGTAVRIDRQKGKLAETIFFTLQKFQRHTLVRCVPITGRMHQIRVHLQCLNAPIVCDPTYGGDYIFLSQIKRKFNLKAESEELPLIKRVALHAHKIHFRDVDGTVLSITAPYPNDFEVLVNQLVKFSS